One genomic segment of Arthrobacter sp. zg-Y1110 includes these proteins:
- a CDS encoding PGPGW domain-containing protein, with protein sequence MNRTERIPAWLRRTGIEVAGWSLVILGLAALVLPGPGLLMVVAGLAVLSLRYAWAHRWLHPVKARAFRAAAQGVQTTPRIVATVSGGLAVMAAGVIWGLWRQVPHWWPLQDSWWLPGGWVTGGTLIASGVIGLALIVYSYVRFRRPGSSRH encoded by the coding sequence ATGAATAGGACGGAACGGATTCCAGCGTGGCTGCGCCGCACCGGCATTGAGGTGGCCGGATGGTCCCTGGTGATCCTGGGCCTGGCCGCCCTGGTGCTCCCCGGCCCGGGCCTGCTCATGGTGGTGGCCGGGCTGGCCGTCCTGTCCCTGCGCTATGCGTGGGCCCACCGCTGGCTGCATCCGGTGAAAGCACGCGCTTTCCGTGCGGCCGCACAGGGGGTGCAGACCACGCCGCGGATTGTCGCGACTGTCAGCGGCGGCCTGGCAGTCATGGCCGCCGGCGTGATCTGGGGGCTTTGGCGGCAGGTGCCGCATTGGTGGCCGCTGCAGGATTCCTGGTGGCTGCCCGGCGGGTGGGTCACCGGTGGAACTCTCATTGCGTCGGGTGTCATCGGCCTGGCCCTGATTGTTTACAGCTATGTGCGTTTCCGCCGTCCGGGGTCATCCCGTCATTAG
- a CDS encoding arginase family protein, whose translation MIALLSAPSNLGLRPPQTGSVPGCAKAPEALREAGLFRSFLDAGSIDAGVVLSGRYAADWVPGEGRVRNQEALVDHARRLADRLGALLDDGGSPLVLGGDCSILLGAGLALARRGRFGLVHVDGHTDFRHPGNSSVCASVGGEDLAAAVGLHWPRLADLDGYGPYFAPSDTVHIGCRDNDEELHEATALLGATMPTSHVRSAGPAAAADRAVAVAGRGSNGYWLHIDVDVLDPAYLPAVDSPDPGGLTPEELTELLQALAPGAVGAEVTIFDPDLDPDGAYARLLAEVLAAGLRDLGAASGD comes from the coding sequence GTGATCGCCCTCCTTTCGGCACCCTCGAACCTTGGCCTCCGCCCGCCGCAGACGGGCAGCGTACCCGGCTGTGCCAAGGCTCCGGAGGCATTGCGCGAGGCAGGGTTGTTCCGCAGCTTCCTGGACGCCGGCAGCATCGACGCCGGCGTGGTGCTCAGCGGCCGGTACGCCGCCGACTGGGTGCCGGGAGAGGGCCGGGTGCGGAACCAGGAAGCGCTGGTTGATCATGCAAGGCGCTTAGCGGACCGGCTGGGAGCGCTGCTCGACGACGGCGGCTCACCGCTGGTCCTGGGCGGGGACTGCAGCATCCTTTTGGGCGCCGGCCTCGCCCTTGCCCGCCGCGGCCGCTTCGGCCTGGTCCATGTTGACGGCCACACCGATTTTCGGCATCCGGGCAACAGCAGCGTCTGCGCGAGCGTGGGCGGCGAAGATCTGGCCGCCGCCGTCGGCCTGCACTGGCCCCGGCTCGCGGACCTCGACGGCTATGGACCCTACTTCGCCCCTTCCGACACAGTGCACATCGGCTGCCGGGACAACGATGAGGAACTCCACGAGGCAACTGCCCTGCTGGGAGCCACCATGCCGACAAGCCACGTCCGCAGCGCTGGTCCGGCGGCGGCAGCGGACCGGGCCGTAGCTGTTGCCGGCCGCGGCAGCAACGGATACTGGCTGCACATCGACGTGGACGTCCTGGACCCGGCCTACCTGCCGGCAGTCGACAGTCCCGATCCCGGCGGCCTCACCCCGGAGGAGCTGACCGAGCTGCTGCAGGCATTGGCCCCCGGGGCCGTGGGCGCAGAAGTAACCATCTTCGATCCGGACCTGGATCCGGACGGTGCCTACGCCCGCCTGCTGGCCGAAGTCCTTGCCGCAGGACTCCGGGACCTGGGCGCTGCCTCCGGGGATTAG
- the uvrA gene encoding excinuclease ABC subunit UvrA: protein MSSAKTSPESAPNLHASGMVRVRGAQENNLRNVDVDIPRDAIVAFTGVSGSGKSSLAFGTIYAEAQRRYFESVAPYARRLLSQGHNPKVEEIAGLPPAVALQQRRGAPSSRSTVGTLTTLSNSMRMLYSRGGTYPANAEPGSLDSDAFSPNTAAGACRECSGLGIAHTVTEESLVPDPSLSIRDGAIAAWPGAWQGKNLRDILIQLGYDVDVPWKKLPKKDRDWILFTEEQPVVMITPQRDRVAKPYKGRFWSAKSYVMHTLADSGSAQMRERVLAYMVSGPCPVCGGAGLRPEALAVTFAGRNIAELNGATLAELAEIIRPTAELKSAGTASRAAASNEDTEVAVTITRDLLGRLEVLIGLGLGYLSLSRATPTLSPGEMQRLRIATQLRSGLFGVIYVLDEPSAGLHPADAEPLLTVLQELKDAGNSVFVVEHNMDVVRSAEWIVDVGPQAGDGGGTVLYSGPVEGLAEVEESATRPFLFGEAETAKPARRTPDQWLSLKGITRHNLRGLDAEIPLGVFTAVTGVSGSGKSTLVSQVLAETVGRQVNGVPTEPEDPEAPEEHDPGAHVRSIAGLEHLDRLVRVDQRPIGRTPRSNLATYTGLFDAVRKLYAGTDEARARGYNAGRFSFNVAGGRCETCQGEGFLAVELLFLPGTYGPCPVCHGARYNEETLQVTYRGKSIADVLAMRVETAAEFLADVPAAARSLRTLLDVGLGYLRLGQPATELSGGEAQRIKLATELQRARRGHTLFLLDEPTTGLHPQDVQLLLRQLNRLVDNGNTVVVVEHSMNVVASADWVIDMGPSGGEEGGRIICAGTADDVAACDASRTAPYLSAALKLLP, encoded by the coding sequence ATGAGTAGCGCGAAAACTTCCCCGGAATCTGCCCCTAATCTGCATGCCAGCGGCATGGTGCGCGTGCGCGGAGCGCAGGAGAACAACCTGCGCAACGTCGACGTCGACATCCCGCGCGACGCGATTGTCGCCTTCACCGGGGTTTCGGGTTCGGGTAAATCTTCCCTGGCCTTCGGCACCATCTACGCCGAGGCTCAGCGGCGCTACTTCGAGTCGGTGGCCCCCTACGCGCGCCGCCTGCTCTCGCAGGGGCACAACCCCAAGGTGGAGGAAATTGCCGGGCTGCCGCCCGCCGTCGCCCTGCAGCAGCGCCGCGGAGCCCCCAGTTCGCGCTCCACCGTCGGCACCCTCACCACGCTCTCCAACTCGATGCGTATGCTCTACTCCCGCGGCGGCACCTATCCGGCAAACGCCGAACCAGGCAGCCTCGACTCTGATGCCTTCTCGCCCAACACCGCCGCCGGTGCCTGCCGGGAGTGCTCCGGACTGGGCATTGCGCATACCGTCACCGAGGAGTCCCTGGTACCGGATCCCAGCCTCAGCATCCGGGACGGCGCGATTGCCGCCTGGCCGGGTGCCTGGCAGGGCAAGAACCTGCGTGACATCCTCATCCAGCTCGGCTACGACGTCGACGTGCCCTGGAAGAAGCTGCCGAAGAAGGACCGTGACTGGATCCTGTTCACTGAAGAACAGCCGGTAGTCATGATCACCCCGCAGCGCGACCGCGTAGCCAAACCGTACAAGGGGCGGTTCTGGAGCGCCAAGAGCTACGTGATGCACACCCTCGCGGATTCCGGCAGCGCCCAGATGCGCGAACGGGTCCTGGCCTACATGGTGTCCGGTCCCTGCCCGGTCTGCGGCGGAGCGGGCCTGCGTCCCGAGGCTCTCGCCGTCACGTTCGCCGGCCGGAACATTGCCGAGTTGAACGGCGCCACCCTGGCGGAGCTGGCCGAAATCATCCGGCCGACGGCGGAACTGAAGTCTGCGGGCACCGCCTCCCGTGCGGCGGCCTCCAATGAAGACACTGAAGTTGCGGTAACCATTACACGGGACCTGCTGGGCCGGCTGGAGGTGCTGATCGGCCTGGGCCTCGGCTATCTCAGCCTCTCCCGCGCCACCCCCACCCTTTCACCCGGTGAAATGCAGCGTCTCCGGATCGCCACCCAGCTGCGCTCGGGCCTCTTCGGGGTTATCTATGTCCTGGACGAGCCCTCTGCCGGGCTGCATCCGGCCGACGCCGAGCCGCTGCTGACCGTGCTGCAGGAACTCAAGGACGCCGGCAACTCCGTGTTCGTGGTCGAGCACAACATGGACGTGGTGCGCAGCGCCGAATGGATTGTGGACGTAGGTCCCCAGGCCGGCGACGGCGGCGGAACCGTGCTCTACAGCGGACCGGTCGAGGGCTTGGCCGAGGTTGAGGAGAGCGCCACCCGTCCGTTCCTGTTCGGGGAAGCCGAAACAGCAAAGCCGGCCCGCCGTACGCCCGACCAGTGGCTGAGCCTGAAGGGAATCACCCGGCATAACCTGCGCGGACTGGACGCCGAGATTCCGCTCGGCGTGTTCACCGCGGTGACCGGCGTCTCCGGCTCCGGTAAATCCACCCTGGTCAGCCAGGTCCTGGCTGAAACGGTGGGCCGGCAGGTGAACGGCGTGCCGACCGAGCCCGAGGACCCGGAGGCTCCCGAAGAACATGATCCCGGGGCCCACGTGCGCAGCATCGCCGGACTGGAGCACCTGGATCGGCTGGTACGGGTGGACCAGCGGCCCATCGGCCGCACCCCGCGCTCCAACCTGGCTACCTACACCGGACTCTTCGATGCGGTGCGGAAGCTTTACGCCGGCACCGACGAAGCCCGCGCCCGCGGCTACAACGCCGGACGCTTCTCCTTCAATGTGGCCGGCGGACGCTGCGAAACCTGCCAGGGTGAAGGCTTCCTCGCCGTCGAACTGTTGTTCCTGCCCGGCACCTACGGCCCCTGCCCGGTCTGCCACGGCGCCCGCTACAACGAGGAAACCCTGCAGGTCACCTACCGCGGCAAGAGCATTGCCGACGTCCTGGCGATGCGGGTGGAAACCGCCGCCGAGTTCCTGGCTGACGTTCCGGCGGCAGCCCGGAGCCTGCGGACGCTGCTCGACGTCGGACTGGGCTACCTGCGTCTGGGCCAGCCCGCCACCGAACTCTCCGGCGGTGAAGCGCAGCGGATCAAGCTAGCCACCGAACTGCAGCGCGCCCGCCGCGGCCATACGCTGTTCCTGCTCGACGAGCCGACCACCGGTCTGCACCCGCAGGACGTGCAGCTGCTGCTGCGGCAGCTGAACCGGCTGGTGGACAACGGCAACACCGTGGTGGTGGTGGAGCACTCCATGAACGTGGTCGCCTCCGCGGACTGGGTCATCGACATGGGCCCCTCCGGCGGCGAGGAAGGCGGCCGGATCATCTGCGCCGGCACCGCCGACGACGTCGCCGCGTGCGATGCCAGCCGGACGGCACCCTACCTATCGGCGGCGCTCAAGCTGCTCCCGTAA
- a CDS encoding ClpX C4-type zinc finger protein — MPSELSGADRDHRENEPFMCSFCLRPRQETGVLAAAPTAAICRDCAEGALKLLETPRPADPDPLPATPWEALSNDELLERLPRVAEARDQVEEHLRRWVSVARDRNISWAVIGASLGMSRQSAWERFRTAP; from the coding sequence ATGCCTTCTGAACTGAGCGGCGCGGACCGTGATCACCGGGAAAACGAGCCCTTCATGTGTTCGTTCTGCCTGCGGCCGCGGCAGGAAACCGGAGTATTGGCGGCGGCCCCCACGGCAGCCATCTGCCGGGACTGCGCGGAAGGGGCCCTCAAACTGTTGGAAACCCCTCGCCCGGCGGATCCCGATCCGCTGCCGGCCACGCCGTGGGAGGCGTTGAGCAATGACGAGTTGCTGGAACGGCTCCCCCGGGTGGCGGAAGCACGGGACCAAGTGGAGGAGCATCTTCGGCGCTGGGTGTCAGTGGCCCGGGACAGGAACATCAGCTGGGCCGTCATCGGCGCGTCGCTGGGGATGTCCCGCCAATCCGCATGGGAACGTTTCCGCACCGCGCCCTAG
- a CDS encoding immune inhibitor A domain-containing protein, protein MKNENRHRSFRCALVLAIGSAVVLSPVAAVAAPAKPAPAPSGFSAAPGPDGNAAKADDRSDPAADERRQLNQQAIEKVLRSEAPVQTRGGSKAVQVAPGQWAEYGLEDSDQILSFLIDFGNQVDPRFPTAPAGPQHNQIPEPNRAVDNSTYWEPDFDRQHYLDMFFDPQEESLKTLYEEMSSGRYTVDGDVSDWVTVPYNSASYGETESQQDMTRFVQDAADAWYEAQIAAGKSAADIDAYLAGFDQWDRYDYNNNGNFDEPDGYIDHFQAIHAGEGEEAGAPTSTIWSHRWSVGQAGAGTQGPATNPFGGIRIGDSKVWIRDYTTEPENGGLGVFAHEYAHDLGLPDLYDTSGGENSTGFWTLMSSGSWLGHGDGTIGTTPNHMGAWEKLQLGWLDYDTAAAGTKSTHKLGPAFHATKKQQALVVTLPRDAAGNGRYYIAENRQYMGYDDTLRTGPYNFGWAVSAPDRVEHYPYQDGLLVTYWNAGQRNNNTRQHPGAGLILPVDAHPQTLRWSDGTIARNRIQSFDATFGKEATDPILLHRETATVMTTLQAPSRPGVPVFDDTNPNAYYDPANPQASVVVAGTGTKITVVNSNPKGMMTVRVN, encoded by the coding sequence TTGAAAAACGAAAACAGGCACCGGAGTTTCCGGTGCGCATTGGTGTTGGCCATCGGCAGTGCCGTTGTCCTCTCCCCGGTGGCGGCCGTAGCCGCCCCGGCCAAACCGGCGCCGGCTCCCAGCGGGTTCTCCGCCGCACCGGGGCCGGACGGGAACGCCGCCAAAGCAGACGACCGTTCCGATCCCGCGGCCGACGAACGCCGTCAACTGAACCAGCAGGCTATTGAAAAGGTCCTCCGCTCAGAAGCGCCCGTGCAGACACGCGGCGGTTCGAAGGCCGTGCAGGTGGCGCCCGGGCAGTGGGCGGAGTACGGGTTGGAGGACAGCGACCAGATCCTGTCCTTCCTCATCGATTTCGGCAACCAGGTGGATCCGCGCTTCCCTACTGCGCCCGCCGGGCCGCAGCACAACCAGATTCCGGAACCGAACCGCGCGGTGGACAACTCGACGTACTGGGAGCCGGACTTCGACAGGCAGCACTATCTCGATATGTTCTTCGATCCGCAGGAAGAATCATTGAAAACCCTCTATGAGGAGATGTCCAGCGGCCGCTACACGGTCGACGGCGATGTCAGCGACTGGGTTACGGTCCCCTACAACTCCGCCAGCTACGGCGAGACCGAAAGCCAGCAGGACATGACCCGCTTCGTGCAGGACGCCGCCGATGCCTGGTACGAAGCGCAGATTGCTGCCGGCAAGAGCGCCGCTGACATTGACGCCTACCTGGCCGGGTTCGACCAGTGGGACCGCTACGACTACAACAACAACGGCAACTTCGATGAGCCCGACGGCTACATCGACCACTTCCAGGCAATTCACGCAGGCGAGGGCGAAGAGGCCGGCGCTCCGACGTCGACCATCTGGTCACACCGCTGGTCAGTGGGCCAGGCCGGCGCCGGCACGCAGGGACCCGCGACCAACCCGTTCGGAGGTATCCGGATCGGCGATTCCAAGGTCTGGATCCGCGACTACACCACGGAACCGGAAAACGGCGGCCTCGGCGTGTTTGCACACGAGTACGCCCATGACCTCGGCCTTCCGGATCTCTACGACACCAGCGGCGGCGAAAACAGCACCGGATTCTGGACGCTCATGAGCTCCGGTTCCTGGCTGGGCCACGGCGACGGAACCATCGGCACCACGCCGAACCACATGGGGGCCTGGGAAAAGCTGCAGCTCGGCTGGCTGGACTACGACACCGCGGCCGCCGGCACAAAGTCCACCCACAAACTCGGCCCGGCCTTCCACGCAACCAAGAAACAGCAGGCCCTGGTGGTTACGCTGCCCCGGGATGCCGCCGGAAACGGCCGTTACTACATTGCCGAAAACCGGCAGTACATGGGTTATGACGACACACTGCGGACCGGACCGTACAACTTCGGCTGGGCCGTCAGCGCCCCGGACCGGGTGGAGCACTACCCTTACCAGGACGGCCTGCTGGTCACCTACTGGAACGCCGGACAGCGGAACAACAACACCCGCCAGCACCCGGGTGCGGGTCTGATCCTTCCGGTTGATGCGCATCCGCAGACCCTGCGGTGGTCCGACGGCACCATCGCCCGCAACCGCATCCAGAGCTTCGATGCCACCTTCGGCAAGGAAGCCACCGACCCGATCCTCCTGCACCGGGAAACCGCCACCGTGATGACCACTCTGCAGGCACCGTCCCGTCCCGGCGTTCCGGTATTCGATGACACCAATCCGAACGCCTACTACGATCCGGCGAACCCGCAGGCAAGCGTGGTGGTGGCCGGAACGGGCACGAAGATCACCGTCGTGAACAGTAATCCGAAAGGCATGATGACGGTGCGGGTGAACTAG
- a CDS encoding MFS transporter produces MATEQLPEPATARSQSGRPFRFLASTAAAEGFGDALTRTVLPILAVAVLGLGPVFVGILNATGIAAFLLLGMSAGVAVDRIGKPLLAMGSASLLRCGVLLFLAAGVWQGWLSGPGLFAAAVLIGIADLLFTTAHSTVVPVVSGPEGMKRAYSRLAMINQATTAGGAATAGAVLGLAGMPVLLLAGAAAYASSWLLQHGIRLPAAAPVSGRPARGRARRGFAALRRTPALRALSLSACLTNAGAMVGNTVLPVYVLRDLAVPASAFAALGVLSALGAVSGAAAAPYLSGWLGLKAVRSGAALLSVPAVLLAVFCSVLPGPALVWLAGSTLAWGFLVALSGVAGAEVLPRTVPRNELATVGAAQRTLTLGVMPVAALLAGLAAAAAGTLPVLWLWAALAGLAALPVAFTKSLAGFR; encoded by the coding sequence GTGGCAACTGAACAACTTCCGGAGCCGGCGACGGCCCGGTCCCAGAGCGGACGCCCTTTCCGGTTCCTCGCCTCCACCGCCGCGGCGGAGGGGTTCGGCGACGCCCTGACCCGTACGGTCCTGCCCATCCTTGCGGTTGCGGTGCTGGGTCTGGGACCGGTATTTGTGGGTATTCTCAACGCCACCGGAATTGCAGCCTTCCTGCTGCTGGGCATGAGCGCCGGAGTGGCCGTGGACCGCATCGGCAAACCGCTGCTTGCGATGGGTTCAGCTTCCCTGCTGCGATGCGGAGTCCTGCTGTTCCTCGCAGCCGGCGTCTGGCAGGGGTGGCTCTCCGGACCCGGGCTGTTCGCTGCGGCCGTGCTGATCGGCATCGCGGACCTCCTTTTCACCACCGCCCATTCCACCGTTGTCCCGGTGGTGTCCGGACCGGAGGGAATGAAGCGGGCCTACTCCCGGCTGGCCATGATCAACCAGGCGACGACGGCCGGCGGCGCTGCGACGGCCGGCGCTGTCCTGGGCCTGGCGGGGATGCCGGTGCTGCTCCTGGCCGGTGCTGCGGCCTATGCCTCGTCCTGGCTGCTTCAACACGGAATCCGGCTGCCTGCGGCTGCGCCTGTTTCCGGGCGGCCCGCACGAGGGCGGGCACGCCGGGGTTTCGCCGCGCTGCGGCGCACCCCGGCGCTGCGGGCGTTGTCTCTGTCCGCCTGCCTGACGAATGCCGGCGCCATGGTGGGCAACACCGTCCTGCCGGTCTACGTGCTGCGAGACCTGGCTGTCCCGGCGTCGGCCTTTGCTGCACTGGGCGTGCTGTCCGCTCTCGGAGCCGTTTCCGGTGCTGCGGCCGCACCGTACCTCAGCGGCTGGCTGGGGCTGAAAGCGGTCAGGAGCGGTGCCGCCCTGCTGTCGGTGCCCGCCGTCCTGCTGGCGGTGTTCTGTTCCGTTCTCCCCGGTCCGGCGCTGGTGTGGCTAGCGGGCTCCACCCTGGCCTGGGGCTTCCTGGTGGCTCTGTCCGGCGTGGCCGGTGCGGAAGTGCTGCCGCGGACGGTACCGCGGAATGAACTGGCCACGGTGGGTGCTGCGCAACGGACGCTGACCCTCGGCGTGATGCCCGTGGCAGCGCTGCTGGCCGGGCTGGCGGCAGCGGCAGCGGGCACCCTGCCAGTGCTCTGGCTGTGGGCAGCGCTGGCCGGACTGGCCGCGCTGCCGGTCGCCTTCACCAAGTCGCTGGCCGGGTTCCGCTAG
- a CDS encoding GNAT family N-acetyltransferase, with translation MRGNLRAALIITERFTLEPLGVHHAAEMAKALAGTAIYKYIGGQAPTAEELEKRYAAQSVGSSPDGRQTWLNWIIREQGRSIGFVQATVEADGPTSDVAWVVGEAFQGRGAATEAARAMAAWLRHHQPSVRITASIHPENTASASVARHLGLTPTGHFDEDGEEQWDDSLLTA, from the coding sequence ATGCGAGGTAACCTGCGGGCCGCCCTGATCATCACGGAGCGCTTCACGCTGGAGCCTTTGGGTGTGCACCACGCGGCGGAAATGGCGAAGGCGTTAGCCGGCACAGCCATCTACAAGTACATCGGCGGTCAGGCACCGACAGCTGAGGAGCTGGAGAAGCGGTATGCCGCCCAATCGGTGGGATCCTCGCCGGACGGCCGTCAGACCTGGCTCAACTGGATTATCCGTGAACAGGGCAGAAGCATCGGATTTGTCCAGGCCACGGTGGAAGCGGACGGGCCGACGTCGGACGTTGCGTGGGTGGTGGGTGAGGCGTTCCAGGGCCGGGGTGCTGCCACCGAGGCCGCCCGAGCCATGGCCGCCTGGCTCCGGCACCACCAGCCATCGGTCCGGATCACGGCTTCCATCCATCCGGAAAACACTGCCTCAGCCTCTGTCGCCCGCCACCTGGGCCTCACCCCGACCGGCCATTTCGATGAGGACGGCGAAGAACAATGGGATGACTCCCTCCTAACGGCTTAA
- a CDS encoding GNAT family N-acetyltransferase: protein MLSEPFPATQLLHGVRLRVADLSDADALAAAYDRNRAYLAPWEPLREDTFFTPAGQRSVIRSKLVQHAAGTEVPWVLVHQERIIGTITLTGIVGGPFQSANLGYWVDGDYAGRGIGTAAVAAVVELGRSQLGLHRIQAATLLENAASQRVLDRSGFERIGMAPDYLRIAGEWQDHLLFQRIL, encoded by the coding sequence GTGCTTAGCGAACCTTTTCCCGCCACACAGCTGCTGCACGGTGTTCGGCTTCGGGTCGCGGACTTGTCCGACGCCGATGCGCTCGCCGCCGCCTACGACCGGAACCGGGCCTACTTGGCGCCCTGGGAACCGCTCCGGGAGGATACGTTCTTCACTCCTGCAGGCCAACGCTCGGTCATCCGGTCAAAGCTGGTCCAGCATGCCGCGGGAACGGAGGTTCCCTGGGTCCTGGTTCATCAGGAGCGGATCATCGGGACCATCACCCTCACCGGGATCGTCGGCGGTCCCTTCCAGTCGGCCAACCTCGGCTACTGGGTTGACGGCGACTACGCCGGACGGGGGATCGGCACAGCAGCGGTGGCGGCAGTCGTCGAATTGGGTCGAAGCCAGCTCGGGCTGCACCGGATCCAGGCGGCAACCCTGCTGGAGAACGCTGCGTCGCAGAGAGTCCTGGACCGCTCCGGGTTTGAGCGGATCGGCATGGCACCGGACTACCTGCGAATTGCCGGAGAGTGGCAGGACCATCTGCTCTTCCAGCGGATCCTTTAA